The proteins below come from a single Tissierella sp. MB52-C2 genomic window:
- a CDS encoding DUF6838 family protein, with amino-acid sequence MSKVTIDEVRKAISRKINTFRDKETTKIYSESIEQNFHEPCFYIRELRSNQNKELGNRYKRGHFYNIHYFPNPDNEKKNEEMREMAEVLYDQMEYIEVADRPLMGLEMNHKIVDGVLHFFVKYPMFIYKEIEFIPKMENLEYEGGVKHG; translated from the coding sequence ATGAGTAAAGTAACTATAGATGAAGTCAGGAAAGCCATATCAAGAAAGATAAATACTTTTAGAGATAAGGAAACTACAAAGATATATAGTGAAAGCATAGAGCAAAATTTCCATGAGCCTTGTTTCTATATTAGAGAATTAAGGTCTAATCAAAACAAAGAACTAGGTAATAGGTATAAAAGAGGACACTTCTATAATATACATTATTTCCCTAATCCAGATAATGAAAAGAAAAATGAGGAAATGAGGGAAATGGCAGAGGTTCTATATGACCAGATGGAATATATAGAGGTTGCAGATAGACCACTTATGGGCTTAGAGATGAATCATAAAATAGTTGATGGAGTGCTACATTTCTTTGTAAAATATCCAATGTTTATATATAAGGAAATAGAGTTTATACCTAAGATGGAAAACTTAGAGTATGAAGGAGGGGTAAAGCATGGCTGA
- a CDS encoding HK97 gp10 family phage protein — MSIIGIWDTKQLEEWLEKTRGLDEEKIQKFHEDTIKEIAARALAKIIARTPVGEYGDKLVEFITKDNKKVSFTAKSNKVGGTLRRGWTGGNDIDPYSYILANTEVVKKGRIYTIIISNIVFYAPHVEFGHKTINGGFVDGQFMMTISMDEIEDELPALLEKKFNDFLGEYFNE, encoded by the coding sequence ATGAGCATTATTGGAATATGGGATACTAAACAGCTTGAAGAGTGGCTTGAGAAAACTAGGGGATTGGACGAGGAAAAGATACAAAAATTTCATGAGGATACTATTAAGGAGATTGCTGCAAGAGCATTAGCTAAAATTATAGCAAGGACCCCAGTTGGAGAATATGGTGATAAGTTAGTAGAATTTATTACTAAAGATAATAAAAAGGTGAGCTTTACAGCTAAATCGAATAAAGTTGGGGGAACTCTTAGGAGAGGGTGGACAGGCGGTAATGATATAGACCCTTATTCTTATATACTAGCAAATACAGAGGTTGTGAAAAAAGGAAGGATCTATACAATTATAATTTCTAATATTGTATTTTATGCTCCCCACGTAGAGTTTGGGCATAAAACTATAAATGGTGGTTTCGTGGATGGGCAATTTATGATGACAATATCAATGGATGAAATAGAAGACGAACTTCCAGCATTATTGGAAAAGAAATTCAATGATTTTCTAGGAGAGTATTTCAATGAGTAA
- a CDS encoding phage tail sheath family protein, which produces MALGGGTFIVPNKALPGAYINFVSRARALGNLGDRGIVALPLEIDWGANDEVITIDLAEFQKESLNILGYGYSDDKLKPLREVFKGAKTAKIYRLNGNGKKATTTIGDNLTIAAKYPGIRGNNIKIVIQANIDDESKFDVITYLDTSKVDTQTVETAKDLQDNNFVIFAKEGTLEVTAGTPLKGGENGTVSGEAYSKFLDKIESEDFTILLYAGENEVTKALFDSFTKRLRDDEGVKITTVLFDYTKADFEGVISVKNNKELVYWVAGQTAGAAVNESLTNKKYDGEYEVNAKFKKREFEQAIQNGEFAFYQDGNDIRVLTDINTFTSYEPNKNQDFSSNRVIRVLDQIANDTARIFSDYYLGKVTNDDTGRTLFKGELVNYHEQLQNIRAIENFKEKDIVILQGVKKQDVIVNEVVTPTDAMEKLYMSVEVR; this is translated from the coding sequence ATGGCATTAGGTGGAGGTACGTTTATAGTGCCAAATAAAGCATTGCCAGGAGCATATATTAATTTTGTATCAAGAGCTAGGGCGTTAGGAAATTTAGGAGATAGAGGAATAGTAGCATTACCCTTAGAAATAGACTGGGGAGCTAATGATGAAGTCATAACTATAGATTTAGCAGAGTTTCAAAAGGAGTCATTGAACATATTAGGTTATGGATATTCAGATGATAAGTTAAAGCCTTTAAGAGAAGTATTTAAGGGTGCTAAGACAGCAAAGATATATAGACTTAATGGAAATGGAAAAAAGGCTACTACTACTATAGGTGACAATCTAACCATAGCAGCTAAGTATCCAGGCATTAGAGGAAATAATATTAAAATAGTAATACAAGCAAATATAGATGATGAGTCTAAATTTGATGTAATAACTTATTTAGATACATCGAAGGTAGATACTCAAACAGTTGAAACAGCTAAGGATTTACAAGATAACAACTTTGTTATATTTGCAAAGGAGGGTACATTAGAAGTCACTGCTGGAACTCCTTTAAAAGGTGGAGAAAATGGAACTGTATCAGGTGAAGCATATAGTAAGTTCCTAGATAAAATAGAATCAGAAGATTTCACCATTCTCCTGTATGCGGGCGAAAATGAAGTAACTAAAGCGTTGTTTGATAGCTTTACAAAGAGATTGAGGGATGATGAAGGGGTTAAAATTACGACTGTATTATTTGATTATACTAAGGCTGATTTTGAGGGTGTAATAAGTGTTAAAAATAATAAAGAACTTGTATACTGGGTAGCAGGACAAACAGCAGGAGCAGCAGTTAATGAAAGTTTAACTAATAAGAAATATGATGGAGAATATGAAGTAAATGCTAAATTTAAGAAAAGAGAATTTGAACAAGCTATTCAAAATGGTGAGTTTGCATTTTATCAAGATGGTAATGACATTAGAGTATTAACTGATATTAATACATTTACTAGTTACGAACCTAATAAAAATCAAGATTTTAGTTCTAATAGGGTTATCAGGGTTTTAGATCAAATAGCGAATGATACAGCTAGAATATTTAGTGATTATTATTTAGGCAAGGTTACAAATGATGATACTGGAAGGACTTTATTCAAAGGCGAATTGGTAAACTATCATGAACAACTACAGAATATTAGAGCTATAGAGAATTTCAAGGAGAAAGACATAGTTATATTACAAGGGGTTAAAAAGCAAGATGTAATTGTAAATGAAGTAGTTACTCCTACTGATGCTATGGAAAAATTATATATGTCTGTTGAAGTTAGATAG